GCTCAAGCCGGTCCACCGCAAGATCCTCTACGCCATGTTCGACTCCGGCTACCGCCCGGACCGCGGCTACGTGAAGTGCTCCCGTGTCGTCGGTGACGTGATGGGTCAGTTCCACCCACACGGTGACTCGTCGATCTACGACGCGCTGGTCCGGATGGCGCAGCCCTGGTCGCTGCGATACCCGCTGGTCGACGGCAACGGCAACTTCGGCTCGCCCGGTAACGATCCGGCTGCCGCGATGCGATACACCGAGTGCAAGCTGGACCCGCTGGCCATGGAGATGCTGCGGGACATCGACGAGGACACCGTCGAACTGCAGAACAACTACGACGGTCGGGCCAAGGAGCCCACGATCCTGCCGTCGCGGATCCCCAACCTGCTGCTGAACGGCTCCGAGGGCATCGCGGTCGGCATGGCCACCAAGATCCCGCCGCACAACCTGCGTGAGATCGGCGCGGCGGTGCAGTGGTGCCTGGAGCACCCCGAGGAGGACGAGGAGACCACTCTTGAGGCGTTGCTCGGCATCGTCAAGGGTCCGGACTTCCCGACCCACGGCCTGATCGTCGGTACGACCGCGATTCAGGACGCGTACCGCACGGGTCGTGGCTCGATCCGGATGCGCGCCGTGGTGGAGGTCGAGGAGGACAAGCGGGGCCGCCCCTGCCTGGTCGTCAGCGAGCTGCCCTACCAGGTCAACCCGGACAATCTCGCGGAGCGGATCGCCGAGCTGATCAAGGAGGGCAAGCTCGCCGGGATCGCCGACATCCGCGACGAGTCCTCCGGTCGTACCGGCATGCGGATCGTCCTGGTGCTCAAGCGCGACGCGGTCGCGAAGGTCGTGCTGAACAACCTCTACAAGCACACCCAGCTCCAGGAGACCTTCGGGGCCAACATGCTGGCCCTGGTCGACGGGGTGCCGCGCACGCTCAACCTGGCCCAGTTCCTCCGCTACTACGTCGAGCACCAGATCGACGTGATCCGCCGGCGGACCGCGTTCCGGCTACGCAAGGCCGAGGAGCGGGCGCACATCCTGCGCGGTCTGGGCAAGGCGCTGGACGCGTTGGACGAGGTGATCGCCCTGATCCGGCGCTCGCCGACCGTAGACGACGCCCGGCAGGGCCTGATCCGGCTGCTGGAGATCGACGAGATCCAGGCGACCGCAATTCTGGACATGCAGCTGCGCCGGCTCGCCGCGTTGGAGCGGCAGCGGATCGTGGACGACCTGGCCAAGCTTGAGATCGAGATCGCCGATCTCAAGGACATCCTCGCCAAGCCGGAGCGGCAGCGGAGGATCATCTCGGAGGAGCTCGGTGAGATCGTCGCCAAGTGGGGCGACGACCGGCGGACGCAGATCATCCCGTTCGACGGCGAGGTCTCGATGGAGGACCTCATCGCCCGCGAGGACGTGGTCGTCACGATCACCCGGACCGGGTACGCCAAGCGGACCAAGGTCGATCTCTACCGCTCACAGCGGCGCGGCGGCAAGGGCGTCAGTGGCGCCACCCTGCGGCAGGACGACATCGTCAGCCACTTCTTCGTCTGCTCGACCCACGACTGGATCCTGTTCCTGACGAATAAGGGCCGTGTCTACCGGGCCAAGGCGTACGAGTTGCCTGAGGCCAGTAGGGTAGCCAAGGGCCAACACGTGGCCAACTTGCTCGCCTTCCTACCCGACGAGCAGATAGCGCAGATCATTCAGATCCCGAACTACCAGGTAGCTCCCTATCTGGTACTGGCCACGAAGAACGGCCTGGTGAAGAAGACGCGGCTTGAGGAGTTCGACTCCAACCGTTCCGGCGGCATCATCGCGATCAACCTGCGCGATGAGGACGAGCTGGTCGGTGCTGCGTTGGTTGCGCCGGAGAACGACCTGCTGCTGGTCTCCAAGAAGGCACAGGCGATCCGCTTCAACGCCTCTGACGAGGCGCTGCGGCCGATGGGCCGGGCCACCTCGGGTGTGATCGGCATGCGCTTCACGGACGATGACGTCCTGCTCGCCATGGAGGTCGTCCGGGAAGGTTTGGACGTTCTGGTGGCCACGAACGGGGGATACGCGAAGCGCACCCCGATCGAGGAATACCCGGTGCAGGGCCGGGGAGGTAAGGGCGTGTTGACTGCGAAGATCACCGAACGGCGCGGTGGTCTGGTCGGCGCGGTGGTGATCGATCCGGACGACGAGCTGTTCGCGATCACCAGCAACGGTGGTGTCATTCGGACTCCGGTGAAGCCTGTACGCCGTACGCGTGACCGGAACACAATGGGGGTCAAGCTGATGGACCTCCCGGACGGCGTGACTATCGTGGCGATTGCTCGCAATGCCGACGAGCCTGACGAACAGGACTAGTTGAATGACGGAGACACAGGCGAAGTCGGGGAACACGGGGACCTCGGCCAACCCGGTCGACGAGGAGGCCGCCAAGGGCGGCACACCAGCGACCGGCCGCGCGGCCGTAGGCCGGGCAACGGTCCCCGCCGATGCGCCTGCCCCGAAATTCACGAGGGCCCCGGGCATGACACCCCCGCCGGAGCAGA
The window above is part of the Micromonospora sp. LH3U1 genome. Proteins encoded here:
- the gyrA gene encoding DNA gyrase subunit A, encoding MTDSPESTPNEPEVPTEAIAAVVAHDRIEPVGLEVEMQRSYLDYAMSVIVGRALPDVRDGLKPVHRKILYAMFDSGYRPDRGYVKCSRVVGDVMGQFHPHGDSSIYDALVRMAQPWSLRYPLVDGNGNFGSPGNDPAAAMRYTECKLDPLAMEMLRDIDEDTVELQNNYDGRAKEPTILPSRIPNLLLNGSEGIAVGMATKIPPHNLREIGAAVQWCLEHPEEDEETTLEALLGIVKGPDFPTHGLIVGTTAIQDAYRTGRGSIRMRAVVEVEEDKRGRPCLVVSELPYQVNPDNLAERIAELIKEGKLAGIADIRDESSGRTGMRIVLVLKRDAVAKVVLNNLYKHTQLQETFGANMLALVDGVPRTLNLAQFLRYYVEHQIDVIRRRTAFRLRKAEERAHILRGLGKALDALDEVIALIRRSPTVDDARQGLIRLLEIDEIQATAILDMQLRRLAALERQRIVDDLAKLEIEIADLKDILAKPERQRRIISEELGEIVAKWGDDRRTQIIPFDGEVSMEDLIAREDVVVTITRTGYAKRTKVDLYRSQRRGGKGVSGATLRQDDIVSHFFVCSTHDWILFLTNKGRVYRAKAYELPEASRVAKGQHVANLLAFLPDEQIAQIIQIPNYQVAPYLVLATKNGLVKKTRLEEFDSNRSGGIIAINLRDEDELVGAALVAPENDLLLVSKKAQAIRFNASDEALRPMGRATSGVIGMRFTDDDVLLAMEVVREGLDVLVATNGGYAKRTPIEEYPVQGRGGKGVLTAKITERRGGLVGAVVIDPDDELFAITSNGGVIRTPVKPVRRTRDRNTMGVKLMDLPDGVTIVAIARNADEPDEQD